Within Mustela nigripes isolate SB6536 chromosome 3, MUSNIG.SB6536, whole genome shotgun sequence, the genomic segment GAGGTCACAACCAACAGAGTCACAATTATGTGGACGTGAATGTCCCACTCGATAAACAAGGGTTACACCTGGTCTGCAAAGGTCTACTCCAAGCGAACATCTGAAAGCAAAGGAGGTAATGGAGGtggagagaacagagaaggaTGAACACCTCACCACTCCGCTTACTTTAGGCATTCCTGGTCTCCTCTCTTGGTGGTGGTAGTGTGTGCCCGCCCATTCTCCCCACAGGGGCGCGGCTTCTCCAGAACAAGGACAATTCTCCGATGCAGAGACCTCCTCCCCATGTGGACTTCTCTGTCAGCGTGACTCGTGTCAGCTGAGCTGGGCACTACTGCTCCTGCCACATGGTCACAGAATGCTGCAACTGGAAGGGACCACAGAGCTCACACAGACGCCCCGTTCATTTTTCAAACAGGGAAACAGGCCTGAGGATGAAATGACTTGCCCCAAGGTCAGAGGTCAAGGATTCCCAAACTACCAACTTCTCTACTCTGCAACTCTTCCAAGTTATTTGGCAGAAGGGAAAAGATACACTGATACATTTTTGCtccatcttaatttttaaatgaacctcTCTTGCTCTAACTTGCCAGCCTGTGGGCTCTTATTACAGCTGGCCTTTGCCAAGCACTCATGGGCTATTCGCGGGCAAGATCTCATTCCGACCTCCCCGCAGTGCCCCAGGGAGCTGGTTTATCTTCATTTAGGGATGAACACACTTGCGCTTTGGGCACCAAGGAACCCTGCCCCAAATCACATGtctggcaagcagcagagccaggactccAACTCAGAACAGACTCTGGGCCTGCCCAGCTCTTCCCAAGCCATGGGGCCGCTGCCTGGCATTCACGCCCCAGCAGGACAAGGTCTGGAAACTGCTTTAGCCccagtgccccctccccaggcaggcCAGGAAGACTTGGAAGCTGACTCTCTTTACACTCAGACCTGCTGCCCTGGTGACTGCTGGCAAATCAGGTGGACTTAGCTGTACCAGGAGACATCCACATCTCACTCTACCTTCCTGTAAAGACAGTAGTTACCCCATACTTCCTTATGTCCTCTCTGCGTTCTCTTAAAATGCTCTGATTCAACTGCGAACGACTTTAGGGCAGGAcaatgttctttttcaaatagATAACACATGTGTTTGTGGTACAGAATTTAAAAGATGCAAAAGTAATCACCTAGTTACCTTCCCCAAGGCAACTGCTGGCAtcaattttttgtgttttcttaggAAGATAGTCtattaaatacacacaaataGCGTATTATCATTGTGCTTTCTAATGTATTTTGGAGACAGTTCTAAATCAGGGCATAGAGATGttctagtattattattattttttaagattttatttttaagtaatctctatacccaacatgcagcttgaacttatgaccctgagatcaagtcacacaCTTCACTGATGAAGCCAGCCAGACTCCTGgttccattatttttaatggctgagcgGTATTTCACCATAAAGATGCACAagaataatgtattatttcataatataatcATTTCATTAGTCCCTCAATGGGTTTTGAAGTGATTTTTGGATCTTTTACTACAACAAATAACACTATAATGAATATCCTTGTACAGAAATCATTCCATAAGTGTGTGAAGACACCCGTGGAATACAGAATTataagtggaactgctgggtcaaacaatacagctgacccttgaatgACGTGGAAGTCAGTGGCACCAACCTCCCCACAGTCAAAAACCCAtgtgtagggacgcctgggtggctcagtcggttaagtggctgcctttggctcaggtcatgatcccagagtcctgggatcgagtcccatatcgggctccttgctcagcagagagcctgcttctctctctccctctgcctgcactttgcctacttgtgttctctctctctctctctgtgtctaaaaaataaataaaatctaaaacaaaacaaaacaacaaaaaaacccatgtgTAACTTTGGACCAGAAGCCTCACCAGTAACAAACAGTAGATTAACACTGGTTTTGTATGTTCTATGCATTATAcattatattcttacaataaagtaagctagagaaaagaaaaacattattaagaaaaatcagaagaaagagaaaatagccAAAAACATCTGTGTATAAGCAGACCTGGCCAGCACAgctcaaacctgtgttgttcaagggctaACTGCGCGGGCACCGTCATGAGGTCAGATACTGCCGGACAGCTCTGCGCAGCAGCTGTGCCTTTTACACTACCCCCAACACTGTGTGGGGTGCCCATCTCCCACTCACGTGTCCAGCGTACCTGTATCATATTGGTATGTGGTACCCTCACGATAAACGTGTATTAACTGTACAAGATCTCCTATGTTAACTCCAGAACCATTTCAAGACCAGCCCCCCCCCTAccttttaataatgaaattaagGCTAACAGTGGATAAACATCACAGTAGGTTGACCAGCAAGCAGATCTTCTCTAACCACCAGTCTAGGTCCAGCCTTGCTCCTGCCAACTTAACCTTGGTTGTTGCCTTTGGAGCTAGCGAACATTTGTAGGAGCAAGAGAAGGAGAGGCCAGCGGTACACACAGGTAAGGTAGAGGCCGGGCAAGGCCTCAACAGCGGAAATACCAAGCAGGTCAGGCAGAACCAGAAACCTCTGCCTTTCTCATGGACAAGgcaaatgtcaaagaaaaaaagcaagtccAGCCTAGTTGCCCTTCTCCCAAGTTCTTAAAGACTAGGAGAAAGCATTCTTTCTTGGAATGAATCTCTCAGGAACAGAGGTTTCTTGGTTATTAAATTACATTTAGAGTACGCAGACTAAGGACAGCTGACCGTGATCTTGGGAGACCACAGTCCAAACCCCAGGTTTATAAATGAGGTTCCTGAAGCCATGAGAAGCTAAATGAGTAACTGTCCCTAGGTCTCATATGATGAAGCAGAACCAAGGAGGGGTCATATGGTCAACCTaacacaaattagattttaagggGGACTTTCTACTGCAACGTCTATTACTTAGGACACAAGAAATATTAGGAATTACTCTGAAAACAGACCTTCACAAAACTGTTGTGTGGCACTGACTCATGCAGCCAAATTAATGGCCTATAAAACCCTGTTATTTGACCAATGTCTAACATGCCTTTTTCTGTGCAGGACTTTCCTTCCGTCACTCCCAAGCTCTAAATAGCTTCCTGAAGACTGCCCCTGTTCAACACAAGAGAGGTAAGCCGCTTCAGGCAGATCGTCTCTGCTACCACAACAAAAGCAACTCAGAATCAATGTGGACAGAGGGGACAGTGTTCCAAATCCCCAAATCCCAGAGATAAGGCCATGGACCCACTAAATGCACATTCCAAACTTGATGGAATCATCAAGGTTCACTGAGAACAAGTGCAGTCCAAGAGCTAGTTCTATACTATGTATGAGAAAGAAAGCCATTGAAGACAGCAGCCCATAACACAGTGCTTTAAGATCAGAAAGCTctttcacaaacattttttttttttaatgtcaaagagggagagagtgagtgagcacatgTGCACGCCAGCGAGGGGCAAAGGGGTAGGGAAAGGGAGacggagaatcttaagcagactctatgcccagggtggagcccaccTCGGGGCtctcgatctcacagccctgagatcatgacccggagccgaaatcgagagtcagaaAGACTCCCCAACTGAGTCTCCCAAGCACCTCTCACGTGCGTTCTTACGTCATTTAATCCTCACGTTACTCTGTGTGAACATCAGcgggatgaagaaactgaggttgagaagGGCTGCATGTCAAAGGTTGCATACTTGTCACCTGTGTTTTAGGCAGAAGCAGCCTCCTCTAATCTGATGGACATACTCATAAATCGAATCACCACCTGGTAAATCATAATGcctcaaaatacaaataaaattcagGTTCGCTCTAAGAGTGTTCCTTGTAGTTTGTGGTGGCTTCTTTCTTTCAATCAGTTTTTCTACCCTTGTAAAACAATACCATAAAACAGACCTAGACTTTTACCAAATGACCTAAGACAACCTACCtaaagaataaatacatgaagtCAAGCTCTTAGCCTTTTTCTCAAGGACAAAAGCTGTGGTCTGGTTTAAAATCCTCTGGCTTTGGGAACAGGACTTCTTAAAGTATGAAAGCTTGATGTGTGGAGGTTTCCAAAGTAAATGTTCACACAAAGCATGGGAATTATTTTTACCTTATTACTATTCCCCCATGACTATCATTATACAGCCCAACAAAAACACATGTCAAACCCGAAATCGACCATCCTGTCCACTGGTAGgcaaagcaaaaaaattatttttccttaccatggaaaataatttcttctgaaaAGCCTTTTCTTCAGACTGCAGCTGGGGAAGTTTAAGTTCTTTGCAGCCCTTTCCAAGGCCAACCAAACCACAGACCCAAGGCAGTAAGTAGGCTATCAAGAACACCGGTTTCCAGTCCCCATCTAGTCCTGCCATTTAACCGTATGTTTTAGCCCCGGGTTCTTCCTCTGACAAAGGACAAGCCTGGGTTAGGTAACTCCTAAGATCCCTTCCTCTAAATACCTCTGACTGTATGATGTCCAAAATGTAAGTCTGAAatctaattttgaattttaagacaAGCTAATTTTAGCTATCTGTAATAGATGCTCTAAAGCAGTACTGTCcaacagaaaaataatgcaaGCCACCTGTATCATTTaaaaacttgggggggggggcacctgggcagttcagtgggttaagcctctgccttcaactcaggtcatgatctcagggtcctgggatagagccccgcatccaggctctctgctcagcaggaagcctgcttccccctctctctctgcctgcctctctgcctacttgtgatctgtctctgtcaaataaataaaagaatcttattaaaaaaaataaaaatttttagtagccttagtgaaaagacaaaaaaaaaaaaggtgaatttaattttaacaagATATTTaatccaataaattaaaaaaatcattttaacacataaccaaaaatttaaaattatcagTGAGGTATCAGACGTGGAGAGCACACTCAATATCCACTACAACAGATCTCATGGTCATGACCACATCACGTGTAGTGCACTCCCagaataaaagtaacaaaaaatctTAACAccatttctgttctaatttttttttttttagttaagctTAAAGTAAAAtccactgaaattaaaaattcagtttctacgTTGCATTAGTCCCATTTCAAGGGCTCAGAAGTGACAAGCTGGTTAATGATGGGGCACAGCTCAGAGGGAACTTAACAAAGTCAGCCCTCCACACTCCTATGGGAAAAATTATAGTGAGCCAACTCTTCTGTTTTGCAAATTTCTTCCTGAGGATACAATGGGAGCATTAAGTCTTCCAAACTTCACTAGGTAGTACTTATGCCGCTAGCAATTATTTGTAAAAAGCTACTACAGCGACCTGCAAGCGCCAGTGTGACTCTGAATGCCTAACGGGGCTCTTAATGACTGACCGGACCTTGATGGTCCCTCAGCACTTGTCTAGTCCAGATGCCACACAAATACCAGACTATTGCAAAGGTCATCGGAAGAATGGGGGAGACACAGGGGGCTTAGGTGATGGGGAAGCACTATCTGTTCCAACTAAGGATATGAATTACCGCTGAGCTGGCAAACTATTTCAGCTACTTTCAGATGCAAACGTTTGAGGACGCACAATACCCACTGTTGTTGCCAACCGCCAGGCAGCAAGCTGGACCTCTTGGAGAAAAATTGTAATTAGTGTACATACCCTATTTCATGCTCTTAAGATCTGTACAGAAATCTTTTACCTTCCTTAATGTAAATCTTTTCAATTAACTTGTTAAATGAATATGTAAAGTCAAGGGTTACCTGGTGAGCCTCCACATTAAGATTTGAGAATGAAAGATCACTGTGCCATAGGATTCCAAATCCAGATAAAGAGAGGTATGACGCAATCGAAGTCATACTAATGATGATGCCTACCCTTTACTGTGCACTTTCCATGTACTTGACACTTCTGCAAGTACTTGTGtctattatctcatttactcACACCAAGCTGCAAGGTCGGTAGTATAATAATCATCCCCTTTTggagcaaggaaactgaagcaaaagACCCCCATCTCTTAGATGACCATGGGATCCAACCCAGGTCAGAATAAGCTAGGCTTCTGCTGTTAACTAACTGCAGAGAGTAGCTTGGACCTGGCCACCTGGCCTCACTGTGCCACCCCTATCAGGAGTAACTGGGACACTAAGACTAGCCTCACAGAGTTGTTTtctgtaggagaaaaaaaaaagtatgtaatgccccttaaaaatataaaggacaACCAGGGCTGAATCATTAAAGCTGTTAATAAGTTCAACTCCTGTTGCGATATCAAATGAACATGAAAAGCCTCTAATTTTTAGGCTTCTGGGTCTAACTACTACATAAAAAATAGAAGGTGAggtcataatttatttatgtacagACATCTGTATGGCAACATCAAAGGGTAGTGAGTATAAGACAGTTTCAGCTGTGTCATCTCCCCTCAAGGGTTTTCTAGAAGGTCTTCTTTCCCTTTACCATTCTATTCCTTAAGGCCAGTTACTCAGGGGTAGCTATTACAAAAGCAACATTTCAGTCCTGAAAGACTAAAAGAAGGAGTAGGGTTGGGAAGAGGACAAGGTTGCAGGATCAGCTCAGTTCATGTTTGGATATGGCCTTGTACTAATACACTTCTATTCCCCAAACTCTTTCTGTTCGTTCAATTTGCCTGTGGACACTGCTTCTTTTCCAGACCCAGAACCCCAGAGTAAGCAATTCTGCCACGAGTGAAGAAGTCTGTCTGGCAAGGAGTTCAATGAGATGGCTTATCTATCCGCATCACTACAGGGAATCTGGCAGAAAGGCTGCAGGGTCCCCCAGGGGAGACCAGGGCAGCAGGAGGCCCTCTATGGTTCCAGGGCACTTGTGAGGTCTTGCCACGGACTGGTTTTCTGTCTCTGAGACTTCAGTGCCCAAGATGAGGGACATGCACAAGGAAGACCACAGGAGAATGTTTACAGCAAAGAGCAAAAAGGGGCATGAATGTTCATGCCACTACACAGCTAGAATtcaaggaggttttttttttttttctttcaggtgtGCTCAAGAAATCTGAGCCCCCCCAACATCAATCATCCCTGACTGGGAAGAGACACAATCGTGGTAACAGTAAGCAAGCACAGCCACTGTTTGTTGAAGGTGTGCAGGGGGCTCGCTCTCGGGCTGGTTCTTTTCTGGCTTAACTATAAGAGCGCCAGGGTCAGGGTCCTCTCCGTtctactgatgaggaaactgaagtacgTGCCACTGGAATATCCCATAGCTTTGCCTCTTGAGGCCTCGGTTCTCTGTCTGCAAGACAGGGATCATGTCCACCTCACAGGGCAGAATCAAAAGTGCACAGGAGGCGATCAGTGTGCTGAAGCATGAGCACCCTGCCCAGCACTGGGGAGAGCCCGAAAGACCGCAGCTGCCACCACTGGTATTGTTAGATGCCCCCTCTGTTGGCTTGGGGCTCACAAGCAAAACACGCGGGGGGAGGACAAAAGGGAGGatattgtctgtttttcttctctggggTGAATACTGCTCATCACTAGGCTTGGAAGCCAAGGATGAGACTGTAACAGCTGAATAAAGGCCATAAGAGTGAATCAATCTTAGAGGAGGGCCCGAAGAAACAAAGTCCCTCTGTGCCAccttggagaagaaaacagagccATCCCTCCAGCAAAGCTGCAACTtctggctcctcctccctcccttcccatcaGGGGAATGAATACAGTGGCAAACGCTTTCTCTTACAACACTGGAACAGCAGGGTGTGTGAGCTTGAGTTTGGATGAGTTTGGCTATTGGTCCCGACGTGGGTGGACCATGGGTTTGTGACTGGCTGGGCGCGCGGGTCCCGCGAGGAGGAAGCTGGTCCAGAATGGCTACCCTGATCTTTGTTGATAAGGAAAATGGAGAACCAGGCACCCGTGTGGCTCCCAAGGATGGGCTGAAGCTGGGGTCGAGGCCTCCAGTCAAAGCTTTAGATGGGAGATCTCAGGTTTCAACACCACGGGTAGGCAAAATGTTTGATGCTCAAGCAGCCGTACCTAGAGTTGCCAGAAAGGCTTTGGGAACGGTCAACAGAGCCACAGAAAATTCAGTAAAGACTAGTGGACCTCTCAAACAGAAGCAGCCAACCTTCTCTGCCAAAAAGGTGACTGAGAAGACTGTCAAAGCAAAAAGCTCTGTTCCTGCCTCTGATGACACCtacccagaaatagaaaaattctttcCCTTCAATCCTTTAGATTTTGAGAGTTTCGACCTGCCTGAAGAACACCAGATTGCACACCTCCCCTTGAATGGAGTGCCTCTCATGATCCTTGATGAGGAGAGGGAGCTTGAAAAGCTGTTACACCTGGGCCCCCCTTCACCTCTGAAGATACCCTCTCCACCATGGAAGTCTAATCTGTTGCAGTCTCCAAATGTTCTGTCGACCCTGGATGTTGAATTGCCACCTGTTTGCTATGACTTAGATATTTAAACTACTTAGCGTTTAATAGTTTGTATGTTTTGTATTAATAAAGCAActctttaacagaaaaaaaaaaacgggcCTCCAGCCCATCCCTCTTCTGATTCATGGGCCATAACAACTTCCTGTCCACATCCAACTCACGTGTCTTGCCCTTTTCAAAGCCTGTGATTTTGAGCTCTGTACATAAAACCTGAAACAGCACCTGTGGGCACTGTAGGACTCTCTACAGTCAGCCCCAGATTAACCTTTTCACCCCTAGTGACCCAATCGGTTGCCAGAGCATAGCTCCTGCCTGCACCCTTCTTGAGGCTTCCAACAGAAGTGTGAGCCAAAGAAATATGactgacttaaaacaacaaaaactagttAAAACGCTACCTCCTCCAGGATGTCGCCTCTGAGTACCCCAGTTGGAAATAACATTTTCTCCTCTGTACTGTCACAGAACTGTCACACGTCACCATGAGCTCGTATAAATACCAAGCTCATGGGGGGCAGGAACAGGCTTGCCCTCACTTTACTGAGCAACTACTACTACATGGACACTAGGCACGATGCCAGACACCagagttataaaaatgaataaaaaacattttttgggatgcctgggtggctcagttggttaagcagctgccttcagctcaggtcatgatcccagcgtcctgacatcgagtcccacatcgggctccttgctcggcagggagcctgcttctccctctgcctctgctgccactcagcctgcctgtgctcgctccctctctctctctggcaaataaataaataaaatcttaaacaaacaaacaaacacacattttttgTCCCTGCCCTAGAGAAAGTCATACCATAAGCAGAGGGGACACAGATGTAAAGTAATTTATGCTCATGGATATGAAACATGTACAATCTAGGTTTACA encodes:
- the LOC132013018 gene encoding securin-like, whose protein sequence is MSLAIGPDVGGPWVCDWLGARVPRGGSWSRMATLIFVDKENGEPGTRVAPKDGLKLGSRPPVKALDGRSQVSTPRVGKMFDAQAAVPRVARKALGTVNRATENSVKTSGPLKQKQPTFSAKKVTEKTVKAKSSVPASDDTYPEIEKFFPFNPLDFESFDLPEEHQIAHLPLNGVPLMILDEERELEKLLHLGPPSPLKIPSPPWKSNLLQSPNVLSTLDVELPPVCYDLDI